The following proteins are encoded in a genomic region of Gadus macrocephalus chromosome 19, ASM3116895v1:
- the gfi1b gene encoding zinc finger protein Gfi-1b isoform X2 gives MPRSFLVKKKKSASYNMHRSYDDPRVALRTDELSETVQSSPDSSSRPSPVFHQSQEDPQDPEERACALGPPEPIRHSVAQTAPFYLTEPHIPEYPPYYKTSIAWDALPCSYDLRQLSFSPRVLQHAGSVYGERLSRSPTPQQPLDYSPQYSPTSMSYHCITCEKVFSTPHGLEVHVRRSHSGTRPFGCNVCRKTFGHAVSLEQHMNVHSQEKSFECKMCGKTFKRSSTLSTHLLIHSDTRPYPCQYCGKRFHQKSDMKKHTYIHTGEKPHKCQVCGKAFSQSSNLITHSRKHTGFKPFGCEICSKGFQRKVDLRRHQESQHSLK, from the exons ATGCCACGGTCGTTTTtggtgaaaaagaaaaagtccGCCTCTTATAATATGCACCGATCATACGACGACCCGCGGGTGGCCCTGCGAACCG ACGAGCTGTCGGAAACCGTCCAGTCCAGTCCGGACTCTTCGTCGAGACCTTCCCCGGTGTTCCATCAGAGTCAAGAAGACCCGCAGGACCCCGAGGAGCGGGCCTGCGCACTGGGCCCCCCGGAGCCTATCCGGCACTCCGTCGCTCAGACAGCCCCGTTCTACCTGACCG AACCCCACATTCCCGAGTACCCTCCGTACTACAAGACGTCGATAGCGTGGGACGCGCTGCCTTGCTCCTACGACCTGCGGCAGCTGAGCTTCAGCCCCAGGGTCCTGCAGCACGCGGGCAGTGTGTACGGCGAGCGCCTCAGCCGCAGCCCCACCCCCCAGCAGCCGCTGGACTACAGCCCCCAGTACTCCCCAACCTCCATGAGCTACCACTGCATCACCTGCGAGAAG GTGTTCTCGACGCCCCACGGGCTGGAGGTCCACGTGCGGCGCTCCCACAGTGGCACCCGGCCCTTCGGCTGCAACGTCTGCCGCAAGACCTTCGGCCACGCCGTCAGCCTGGAGCAGCACATGAACGTCCACTCTCAG GAGAAGAGCTTTGAGTGCAAAATGTGCGGCAAGACGTTCAAGCGGTCGTCCACGCTGTCCACCCACCTGCTCATCCACTCCGACACGCGGCCCTACCCCTGCCAGTACTGCGGCAAGAGGTTCCACCAGAAGTCGGACATGAAGAAGCACACGTACATCCACACCG GTGAGAAGCCCCATAAGTGCCAGGTTTGTGGCAAGGCCTTCAGCCAGAGCTCCAACCTCATCACCCACAGCCGGAAACACACAGGCTTCAAACCCTTTGGCTGTGAGATCTGCAGCAAGGGCTTCCAGCGCAAGGTGGACCTCCGTCGCCATCAAGAGAGCCAGCACAGTCTGAAGTAA
- the gfi1b gene encoding zinc finger protein Gfi-1b isoform X1 yields MARACWPSHWLKPQSDSSAHYLIVNQGGEKRGDARCFTVVCFLNSGIGFNNTLLTLRQLIFLENIPSIIVRFNLIKKKRLKMPRSFLVKKKKSASYNMHRSYDDPRVALRTDELSETVQSSPDSSSRPSPVFHQSQEDPQDPEERACALGPPEPIRHSVAQTAPFYLTEPHIPEYPPYYKTSIAWDALPCSYDLRQLSFSPRVLQHAGSVYGERLSRSPTPQQPLDYSPQYSPTSMSYHCITCEKVFSTPHGLEVHVRRSHSGTRPFGCNVCRKTFGHAVSLEQHMNVHSQEKSFECKMCGKTFKRSSTLSTHLLIHSDTRPYPCQYCGKRFHQKSDMKKHTYIHTGEPQVRSPISARFVARPSARAPTSSPTAGNTQASNPLAVRSAARASSARWTSVAIKRASTV; encoded by the exons ATGGCCCGGGCCTGTTggccctctcattggctgaaacCACAGTCAGATTCCAGCGCACATTATCTGATTGTAAAtcagggaggggagaagaggggcgATGCGCGATGCTTTACTGTGGTTTGCTTTTTGAATTCTGGGATTGGATTTAACAACACGCTTCTTACGCTGCGACAATTAATTTTTTTGGAGAACATTCCCTCGATTATAGTTcggtttaatttgataaaaaaaaaaag ACTCAAGATGCCACGGTCGTTTTtggtgaaaaagaaaaagtccGCCTCTTATAATATGCACCGATCATACGACGACCCGCGGGTGGCCCTGCGAACCG ACGAGCTGTCGGAAACCGTCCAGTCCAGTCCGGACTCTTCGTCGAGACCTTCCCCGGTGTTCCATCAGAGTCAAGAAGACCCGCAGGACCCCGAGGAGCGGGCCTGCGCACTGGGCCCCCCGGAGCCTATCCGGCACTCCGTCGCTCAGACAGCCCCGTTCTACCTGACCG AACCCCACATTCCCGAGTACCCTCCGTACTACAAGACGTCGATAGCGTGGGACGCGCTGCCTTGCTCCTACGACCTGCGGCAGCTGAGCTTCAGCCCCAGGGTCCTGCAGCACGCGGGCAGTGTGTACGGCGAGCGCCTCAGCCGCAGCCCCACCCCCCAGCAGCCGCTGGACTACAGCCCCCAGTACTCCCCAACCTCCATGAGCTACCACTGCATCACCTGCGAGAAG GTGTTCTCGACGCCCCACGGGCTGGAGGTCCACGTGCGGCGCTCCCACAGTGGCACCCGGCCCTTCGGCTGCAACGTCTGCCGCAAGACCTTCGGCCACGCCGTCAGCCTGGAGCAGCACATGAACGTCCACTCTCAG GAGAAGAGCTTTGAGTGCAAAATGTGCGGCAAGACGTTCAAGCGGTCGTCCACGCTGTCCACCCACCTGCTCATCCACTCCGACACGCGGCCCTACCCCTGCCAGTACTGCGGCAAGAGGTTCCACCAGAAGTCGGACATGAAGAAGCACACGTACATCCACACCGGTGAGCCTCAG GTGAGAAGCCCCATAAGTGCCAGGTTTGTGGCAAGGCCTTCAGCCAGAGCTCCAACCTCATCACCCACAGCCGGAAACACACAGGCTTCAAACCCTTTGGCTGTGAGATCTGCAGCAAGGGCTTCCAGCGCAAGGTGGACCTCCGTCGCCATCAAGAGAGCCAGCACAGTCTGA